The following are encoded in a window of Caldicellulosiruptor danielii genomic DNA:
- a CDS encoding radical SAM protein, which yields MNDLESLYISISDDFELLKFPSYGILRRKVNSNINQNNRMELGKNSTEGTVELINKEAVKVLEFCDGKRKLKEIVEMFSYGDHVRREKIKQFLIQAVNKGHLVLKEKKRIISVSNVKGKDDYYLPAHLVIELTDDCNLKCVHCYRTNSRGKYIDYDSLKSLLHILSTETVCSVEFTGGEPTLHPNFLEIMEFAVQRFWLVGILTNAVELTDEVLEKLSAYRDRVFWSISLDSHDENYHDRFRGRKGAWIQTVNNIKKIVSQGYFVRISMCVTHENIPHIKSVAELCSKMGVKAFSYSPILPFGKSYDYIWQYNDILKLSEEDKYVRQKYGNIIPYIQLKEFNKEHINENCGAGW from the coding sequence ATGAATGATTTAGAAAGTTTATATATTTCTATTAGTGATGACTTTGAATTATTAAAATTTCCAAGTTATGGAATTTTAAGGAGAAAAGTGAATTCTAACATAAATCAAAATAACAGGATGGAATTGGGAAAAAACAGTACGGAAGGAACTGTTGAATTAATAAATAAAGAAGCTGTAAAAGTATTAGAATTTTGTGATGGAAAAAGAAAGTTGAAAGAAATTGTTGAAATGTTTTCGTATGGAGATCATGTACGGAGAGAAAAAATAAAGCAGTTTTTGATTCAAGCGGTGAATAAAGGGCATTTGGTTTTAAAAGAAAAAAAGCGAATTATATCAGTATCTAATGTTAAAGGTAAAGATGACTATTATTTGCCAGCTCATCTTGTTATTGAGCTTACAGATGACTGTAATTTAAAATGCGTACATTGCTATCGAACTAACTCAAGGGGTAAATACATAGACTATGACTCGTTGAAATCTTTACTACATATTCTTTCTACCGAAACAGTTTGTAGTGTGGAATTTACAGGTGGAGAACCAACGTTACATCCAAATTTCCTGGAAATAATGGAATTTGCAGTCCAACGGTTTTGGTTGGTGGGAATACTTACCAACGCGGTTGAGCTTACAGATGAAGTTTTGGAGAAATTATCAGCTTACAGAGATCGAGTTTTTTGGAGTATAAGTCTAGATAGTCATGATGAAAATTATCATGATAGATTTCGTGGAAGAAAAGGAGCATGGATACAGACTGTAAATAACATTAAAAAAATAGTATCACAAGGGTATTTTGTAAGAATTTCAATGTGCGTAACGCATGAGAACATTCCTCATATTAAGAGCGTTGCGGAATTGTGCTCAAAAATGGGAGTGAAAGCATTTTCATATAGTCCGATACTTCCGTTCGGGAAGTCATATGACTATATTTGGCAATATAATGATATACTAAAACTTTCTGAAGAAGACAAATATGTTAGACAAAAATATGGAAATATTATTCCATATATTCAATTAAAAGAATTTAATAAGGAGCATATTAATGAAAATTGTGGAGCAGGATGGTAA
- a CDS encoding ABC transporter ATP-binding protein, protein MKIIEVKNLRKSMNNKQILRDVSLNIYEGEIYSLLGPNGAGKTTTIYTLLGLLKKDDGEVKIFGEELSKKHFKQIGVMFEIETYNLEWSVIDNLKHMCYLFGVDEHKIYDYVEMLDLRKEDFCKKFKQLSKGTKRKISLIGALIHDPKILILDEPTSGLDPEIQVVFKKLLLDLKKKGKTVLLVSHNLYEVQEISDRIGFIKSGETIFEIPVSEKFYLVEGDYPEFQTYRVKNSKLYVFDEKMFLKIKPKNYQVTEKLEDLYIKFIEKRVG, encoded by the coding sequence ATGAAGATAATAGAAGTAAAAAATTTAAGAAAGAGCATGAATAACAAGCAAATTCTCAGAGATGTAAGTTTAAATATTTATGAAGGGGAAATTTATAGTTTATTGGGGCCAAATGGAGCTGGTAAAACTACTACAATTTATACTTTGTTAGGGCTACTTAAAAAGGATGATGGAGAGGTAAAAATTTTTGGTGAAGAACTTTCGAAAAAACATTTCAAACAAATAGGGGTTATGTTTGAAATAGAAACTTATAATTTAGAGTGGTCTGTTATAGATAATTTGAAGCATATGTGTTATTTGTTTGGAGTAGATGAACATAAAATATATGATTATGTTGAAATGTTAGACTTAAGAAAGGAAGACTTTTGTAAAAAATTCAAGCAACTTTCAAAAGGAACAAAGAGAAAAATTTCATTAATTGGTGCTTTAATACATGATCCTAAAATACTTATTCTGGATGAACCTACATCTGGGTTAGATCCAGAAATTCAAGTAGTTTTTAAGAAGCTGTTGCTTGATTTAAAAAAGAAAGGTAAAACTGTACTTCTTGTTTCTCACAATTTATATGAGGTACAGGAAATTAGTGATAGAATCGGATTTATAAAAAGCGGTGAAACAATTTTCGAAATACCTGTTTCAGAAAAGTTTTATTTGGTAGAAGGAGATTATCCTGAATTTCAAACCTATCGAGTGAAAAACAGCAAATTATATGTTTTTGATGAGAAAATGTTTCTAAAGATTAAACCAAAGAATTATCAGGTGACAGAAAAATTAGAAGATTTATACATTAAATTTATAGAAAAGAGGGTTGGTTAA
- a CDS encoding FMN-dependent NADH-azoreductase has product MAKLLYIKANPKSDQSSRTFIISEHFIKVYKEFYPNDQIITLDLYKEGIHFLSQEDINDIFAPKTEASKHHPILKYAYQFLEADKYVFAAPMWNLGIPAILKAYIDYITVSGITFKYTEQGAVGLLRGKKAVHIMATGGDYRTPPFSDFEMAHRYLKTILGFMGVEDFQLITAQRLDIVGENVEKIISNALKEAEEIAKRF; this is encoded by the coding sequence ATGGCAAAGCTACTGTATATAAAGGCTAATCCAAAGAGCGACCAAAGTTCAAGAACATTTATAATCTCGGAACATTTTATAAAGGTTTACAAAGAATTTTATCCAAATGACCAAATTATCACTTTAGACCTTTACAAAGAAGGAATTCATTTTCTTTCTCAAGAGGACATCAACGATATCTTCGCTCCAAAGACTGAGGCATCAAAGCATCATCCTATTTTAAAGTATGCCTATCAGTTTCTTGAGGCTGACAAGTATGTGTTTGCAGCACCTATGTGGAATTTGGGCATTCCTGCAATCCTCAAGGCATATATAGACTATATCACAGTCTCTGGAATAACCTTTAAATACACAGAACAGGGGGCTGTGGGGCTTCTTCGTGGCAAAAAAGCTGTTCATATCATGGCAACAGGCGGCGACTACAGAACACCTCCATTTTCAGACTTTGAAATGGCACACAGATACCTTAAAACAATCTTGGGATTTATGGGAGTTGAGGATTTTCAGCTAATTACAGCTCAGCGGCTTGACATCGTAGGTGAAAATGTAGAAAAGATTATCTCAAATGCGTTGAAAGAGGCTGAGGAGATAGCAAAAAGATTTTAG